TGCGGGGAAAGTCTTCGGCCAGATGTAGCTCTTCCGGCCATTTCTGCCGGGCTACGCCACTGGACTCGAAATGCGACCGAACCTGATCGAGGGTGGGCATCGTGCCACCGTCGCGCACCCGCAGCACGGCGGCCACCCGCTCCCCCAGGCGCGCGTCCGGAGCGGCCACCACGATTGCCTCGATCACGTCCGGCAGACCGAGTAGCACCTCCTCGACCTCCAGCGCGCTGATGTTCTCGCCGCCGCGGATGATCAGATCCGCAGTGCGGTCGGTGATGGTCAGGTATCCGTCCTCGTCGAGCACGCCGATGTCGCCCGTGCGATACCAGCCGTCGGAGTCGAAGTGCTTTGCGGTAAGGGCATCGTCGGTATATCCCAGGCACAGGTCGGGCCCGCGACTGAAGATCTCTCCGTCCGGACCGAGCCGGATCTCCACACCGGGACGAACGTTGCCGTCCGTGTACAACCGCTTGGCCTCAGGAGCGCCTGCACCCGATCCGGTGATGGACGGGTGCTCGGTACTGCCATACGACCGGAAGACGAACAGGCCCAGCTCGGCCAGCCGCCGCGTGACGGTCGCCGGCACCGTCGAACCGCCCAGGCCGACCGTGGTGAACCGAGCCAGATGACGCTCGTTGAATTGCGGATGATCCATCAGGCTGGTGACGAAGTAGGGCGGCCCGCCGCCGATCGACAGCTCGTCGCGCTCGATCAACTCCAGCACCTTGCCTGGATCCCAGACGTCGCACAGATCGATCGGCGCACCTTCGAGTACGGGAATCAGGAATGCGCCGAGCATGCCGATGAAATGGCCGACCGGGGTGGCGGTGAGCTGGCGACCACGGTTCGGCGGGTAGTTCTCTAGCAGCTGGCGGGTTTCGAAGCCCAGCGTCTGATGACTGTGGATGACGCCCTTGGGCTCACGGGTGGTTCCGGAGGTGAACGCGATCAGCGCCGGCGCGGCAGGGTCTGCGGTAAGGGTCCCGCTCATCGGTTCCTCGGCGAGGAGCTCGGTGAACGAAGATTGGCCGACCAGGCCGACGATCGGCACCTCGGCGCACAGGTCGGGCTCGAACTTCATCCGGCCGAATTGCTCGGTGGTGAGGAATACCTTCGGCTTCGCCGTGGCCATGATGTGGCCGAGTTCCTTGCGTCCGTAGAAGTGGACGATCGGCACGGTCACCGCACCGAGGAAGGCCGACGCCCAGAATGCGACCGCAGCCTCCATCCAGTTCGGCAACTGGAGGGCCACGACGTCGCCGGGTCCGACGCCGCGATCCCGGAGCCCGGCGGCCAGGCGCCGGGCAGTGTGCTCGACCTCCCTGAACGTGCCCTGATACGGACGTGTCGCGGAGTGCACGTAGAACCCGGCATCGGGGCTGGCCGCCAGACCGTCGGCCAGCATCTGGCCCAGGGTTTCCGGCCGCCACCAGCCTTCTTCGACGTACCGTTTGGTCAGCTCAACGGGGATGTCGCGCACATCGGTGATGTTATTCTCATCAAACGAGAATGCCAATCCCGGAACTGGAGAACGTTTGATGGTCGACCTTGAAATCGACGGCGAACTGGCGGTCATCACGATCGACCGCCCGCAGGCGCGCAATGCCATCTCGCTGGACACCATGGATGCGCTGAACAAGGCGCTGGACGGCGCTGTCGGCGCCCGCGCCCTGGTGATCACCGGCGGCGGCGACCGCGCCTTCGTGTCCGGCGGCGACCTCAAGGAACTGGCGGCACTGCGCACCGAGCTCGAGGCGTCTGAGATGGCCTGGCGGATGCGTACGATCTGCGACCGCATCGCAGGTTTCGACGGACCGGTCATCGCGGCACTCAACGGCCACGCGCTCGGCGGTGGCGCCGAAGTGGCGGTGGCAGCAGACATCCGAATCGCCGCGGATGACATCAAGATCGGCTTCAACCAGGTGGCTTTGGCGATCATGCCGGCCTGGGGCGGGGCCGAACGGCTCGCCAAACTGGTCGGCCCAAGCCGGGCGCTACTGCTGGCCGGGACCGGCCGCATCCTCGGCGCACGCGAAGCCGAGCAGGTCGGGCTGATCGACCAGGTGATCCCCCGGGCCGAGTTCGCCGAGGCGTGGAGGACGACGGCGCAACTGCTGGCGCGGCGTCAGGCAGGCGAGGTCAAGCGCGTGATCAACGGAGTTTCGACGACCGAGGCGGTCGCCGCGTTCGCCCGGCTCTGGTGCTCCGATGAGCACTGGGCCGCCGCGGACAAGGTGATGAACAAGGGCAAGTAAGCCGACGCTCGCCGAGTGGCCAGTTGTCACACCGTTTTCACCGAAACCCGTGTCCCAACTGGCCGCTGGGCCGACTTCAGCCGCCCAGTTCTCGCACCGGGTCGCGGCCGTCCCAGGCCGCGGCCTGCGCCCGCACATATTCGGCCATGCCGGCCGAGGCGTCGGTCAGCTCCATGACCTCGACGATCGCAGCCCCGGTCGGCGGTTCGAAGTAGGCGAAGCGCACCCCCTCCCCCTCGCCACCGGACCACACCTGGAGCCAGCCAGCCTCGGCCAGTTTGACCATCGCAGCGTCGAAATCGTCTGCCCAGTAGGCGAGTTGGTGAAAACCCCCGGCGGCCGCACCGGCCAGGAACTCGGTGAAGATGCTGGGTGTCTCGTCGAGTTGCTGGATCAGCTCGACTTGCAGATCACCGCTGTTGGACAACGCGAGGGACAGTGTCACCTCGCACGGAGTATCCCGATAGGTCACCCGCTGTGACAGGCCGCGGATCACGAACCACGGGCCGACGCCCATCTTGAGCCAACCCGCTATGGCGTCGTCCAAGTCGGTCACCACGTACCCGATCTGGCGGACCTCGCCCGGTAGCACCTCGCCCACGCCGCCTCCTTGTGTCCGTGCTGTCTCGGCTGCGACCGTGAGCCTAACGACAGTTGATTCTCACTAGACGAGAATTACATTTCCAGTTATCGTCAGCGACGTGTCATCACAGATTGCTCTGGCGCCCGAGATTTCGACGTGGCCGGACGCCGAACCTCAGCTGATCGGCAGCCGCTGCACCGACTGCGCTGCCACCACCTTCCCGGCCCAGCCTCGTTGCCCCAAGTGCTCCGACGGCAATACCGAACAGGTGCGCCTGCCGCGCCGCGGCACCGTCATCGCCTGGACCACCCAGGGCTTCCCACCCGGCGCCCCATACAAGGGCCCCACCGGAAAAGCCTTCGTGCCCTTCGGCGTCGGCCTCGTCGAACTCACCGACGACACCGGACCCGTCATCCGCGTCGAAGGCCGCCTCACCGAAAACGACCCGGCGAAACTGCGATTCGGCATGGACGTCGAACTCACCATGATCCCGTTCACCACCGACGAAGAGGGCAACGAAATTGTCACCTTCGCCTTCCAGCCGGTGTAGAGAGGCACAACCATGACCAACGATG
The window above is part of the Mycolicibacterium fortuitum subsp. fortuitum genome. Proteins encoded here:
- a CDS encoding VOC family protein yields the protein MGEVLPGEVRQIGYVVTDLDDAIAGWLKMGVGPWFVIRGLSQRVTYRDTPCEVTLSLALSNSGDLQVELIQQLDETPSIFTEFLAGAAAGGFHQLAYWADDFDAAMVKLAEAGWLQVWSGGEGEGVRFAYFEPPTGAAIVEVMELTDASAGMAEYVRAQAAAWDGRDPVRELGG
- a CDS encoding Zn-ribbon domain-containing OB-fold protein translates to MSSQIALAPEISTWPDAEPQLIGSRCTDCAATTFPAQPRCPKCSDGNTEQVRLPRRGTVIAWTTQGFPPGAPYKGPTGKAFVPFGVGLVELTDDTGPVIRVEGRLTENDPAKLRFGMDVELTMIPFTTDEEGNEIVTFAFQPV
- a CDS encoding AMP-binding protein; protein product: MRDIPVELTKRYVEEGWWRPETLGQMLADGLAASPDAGFYVHSATRPYQGTFREVEHTARRLAAGLRDRGVGPGDVVALQLPNWMEAAVAFWASAFLGAVTVPIVHFYGRKELGHIMATAKPKVFLTTEQFGRMKFEPDLCAEVPIVGLVGQSSFTELLAEEPMSGTLTADPAAPALIAFTSGTTREPKGVIHSHQTLGFETRQLLENYPPNRGRQLTATPVGHFIGMLGAFLIPVLEGAPIDLCDVWDPGKVLELIERDELSIGGGPPYFVTSLMDHPQFNERHLARFTTVGLGGSTVPATVTRRLAELGLFVFRSYGSTEHPSITGSGAGAPEAKRLYTDGNVRPGVEIRLGPDGEIFSRGPDLCLGYTDDALTAKHFDSDGWYRTGDIGVLDEDGYLTITDRTADLIIRGGENISALEVEEVLLGLPDVIEAIVVAAPDARLGERVAAVLRVRDGGTMPTLDQVRSHFESSGVARQKWPEELHLAEDFPRTASGKVQKFVIRQEIAAIAR
- a CDS encoding enoyl-CoA hydratase/isomerase family protein — translated: MVDLEIDGELAVITIDRPQARNAISLDTMDALNKALDGAVGARALVITGGGDRAFVSGGDLKELAALRTELEASEMAWRMRTICDRIAGFDGPVIAALNGHALGGGAEVAVAADIRIAADDIKIGFNQVALAIMPAWGGAERLAKLVGPSRALLLAGTGRILGAREAEQVGLIDQVIPRAEFAEAWRTTAQLLARRQAGEVKRVINGVSTTEAVAAFARLWCSDEHWAAADKVMNKGK